One region of Cucurbita pepo subsp. pepo cultivar mu-cu-16 chromosome LG03, ASM280686v2, whole genome shotgun sequence genomic DNA includes:
- the LOC111790073 gene encoding LIM domain-containing protein PLIM2c-like — protein sequence MAFTGTLDKCKACDKTVYVVDLLSLEGIPYHKHCFKCSHCKGTLSMSSYSWMDGVLYCKTHFEQLFKESGNFSKNFQTKPSEKQSELTRTPSKLSSMFSGTQDKCSVCTKTVYPLEKVTLEGECYHKNCFRCAHGGCHLTHGSYAALDGVLYCKHHFSQLFMVKGNYNHVLEAAANKKNATPPADRAEEDAESQPQSEDHAVEQS from the exons ATGGCTTTCACAGGAACGTTGGATAAATGCAAGGCTTGTGATAAGACTGTTTATGTCGTTGATTTATTGTCTCTTGAAGGAATTCCTTACCACAAGCATTGCTTCAAATGCAGCCACTGCAAAGGCACTCTTTCG ATGAGCAGCTACTCATGGATGGATGGTGTCCTGTATTGCAAGACTCATTTCGAGCAACTCTTTAAAGAATCTGGAAATTTCAGCAAGAACTTTCAAA CCAAGCCTTCTGAGAAGCAAAGTGAACTG ACAAGGACCCCCAGCAAACTCTCCTCCATGTTCTCTGGAACTCAAGATAAATGTTCTGTTTGCACCAAAACAGTTTATCCATTAGAGAAG GTGACTCTGGAGGGGGAAtgctaccacaagaattgctttaGATGTGCTCATGGTGGATGCCATTTGACACACGGTTCATATGCTGCTCTTGATGGAGTATTGTACTGCAAGCACCATTTTTCTCAGCTGTTCATGGTCAAAGGCAACTACAACCATGTCCTTGAAGCTGCTGCAAACAAGAAAAACGCCACACCCCCGGCCGATCGCGCCGAAGAAGATGCCGAGTCTCAGCCTCAATCCGAGGATCATGCAGTAGAGCAATCTTGA